From a single Fusobacterium pseudoperiodonticum genomic region:
- a CDS encoding DUF368 domain-containing protein encodes MILLFLKSIIIGIANIIPGVSGGTLAVMLNVYDPITEKIGNFFLVDRKTKLSYFWYLFIVLVGAATGIFLFANIIKYSITNYPKITVSVFTLLILPSIPYIVKGLDYKKKKNILAFCCGAALMIIFILLGLKYGDKSAGAVTIQLVKGVCFTRGYLLKLFICGVVAAGAMIIPGISGSLLLMMLGEYYNVVYLISSLASSLKEKSFTILSPLIILAIGIGVGLVVFSKAINYLLKNHKEFTLFFIEGIITFSIIQMWLSI; translated from the coding sequence ATGATATTACTTTTTTTAAAATCAATAATTATTGGTATTGCTAATATAATCCCTGGAGTATCAGGAGGAACTTTAGCAGTTATGTTAAATGTCTATGATCCTATTACTGAAAAGATAGGAAATTTCTTTTTGGTTGATAGAAAGACTAAGCTTTCTTATTTTTGGTATTTATTTATAGTATTAGTAGGAGCAGCGACAGGAATTTTCCTCTTTGCCAATATTATTAAATATTCTATAACGAATTACCCTAAGATAACAGTCTCTGTGTTTACTTTACTTATATTGCCGTCTATTCCTTACATAGTAAAAGGGCTAGATTATAAAAAGAAAAAAAATATCTTAGCTTTTTGCTGTGGAGCAGCACTTATGATAATTTTTATTCTTTTAGGGCTAAAATATGGAGATAAATCTGCAGGAGCTGTTACTATACAATTAGTTAAAGGAGTTTGCTTCACAAGAGGCTACTTACTAAAATTATTTATTTGTGGTGTAGTTGCTGCAGGAGCTATGATAATACCAGGAATCTCTGGTTCATTGTTACTTATGATGCTAGGAGAATATTATAATGTTGTATATTTAATTTCTTCTTTAGCAAGTTCTTTAAAAGAAAAATCTTTTACAATTTTATCGCCCTTGATTATTTTAGCAATAGGGATTGGAGTTGGACTAGTTGTTTTCTCAAAAGCTATAAATTATTTATTAAAAAATCATAAAGAATTCACTTTGTTTTTTATAGAAGGAATAATAACTTTCTCTATAATTCAAATGTGGTTAAGTATCTAA
- the lgt gene encoding prolipoprotein diacylglyceryl transferase, with product MNPVFLKLGPIELHYYGLMYAIAFYIGITLGKKIAKERNFDVELVENYAFVAIISGLIGGRLYYVLFNLPYYLRNPLEIPAVWHGGMAIHGGIIGGIIGTLIYAKIKKVNPLTLGDFAAGPFILGQAIGRIGNFMNGEVHGVPTFTPFSVIFNLKPKFYEWYSYYQNLDLVEKSKYKELVPWGVIFPESSPAGSEFPNLPLHPAMLYEMVLNLIGFFIIWFILRKKKNKAPGYMWWWYIIIYSINRIIISFFRVEDLMFFNFRAPHVISFILIAISIFFLKKDNKKIF from the coding sequence ATGAATCCAGTATTTTTAAAATTAGGTCCAATAGAACTTCATTACTATGGGCTTATGTATGCAATAGCATTTTACATTGGTATAACTCTTGGTAAGAAAATTGCAAAAGAAAGAAATTTTGATGTTGAATTAGTTGAGAATTATGCTTTTGTTGCTATTATTTCAGGTTTAATAGGAGGAAGACTTTACTATGTACTTTTCAATCTTCCTTATTATTTAAGAAATCCTCTTGAAATTCCTGCTGTTTGGCATGGTGGAATGGCCATACATGGAGGAATAATTGGTGGAATAATTGGAACTCTTATCTATGCAAAGATTAAAAAAGTTAATCCATTGACATTGGGAGATTTTGCAGCGGGACCATTTATACTAGGGCAAGCAATTGGTAGAATAGGTAATTTTATGAATGGAGAAGTTCATGGAGTTCCAACTTTCACACCATTTTCTGTAATATTTAATTTAAAACCCAAATTCTATGAATGGTATTCATATTATCAAAATTTAGATTTAGTAGAAAAATCAAAATATAAGGAGCTTGTTCCTTGGGGAGTTATATTCCCAGAAAGTTCTCCAGCAGGAAGTGAATTTCCTAATTTACCATTACACCCTGCTATGCTTTATGAAATGGTTCTAAACCTTATAGGTTTTTTCATAATTTGGTTTATTCTAAGAAAGAAAAAAAATAAAGCACCTGGTTATATGTGGTGGTGGTATATCATAATCTATTCAATAAATAGAATAATAATAAGTTTCTTTAGAGTTGAAGACTTGATGTTCTTTAATTTTAGAGCACCTCATGTAATAAGTTTTATTTTAATTGCTATTTCAATTTTCTTTTTGAAAAAAGATAATAAAAAAATATTTTAA
- the metK gene encoding methionine adenosyltransferase: protein MKKFTYFTSEFVSPGHPDKVSDQISDAILDACLADDPNSRVACEVFCTTGLVVVGGEITTTTYIDVQEIVRKKIDEIGYKPGMGFDSNCGTLSCIHSQSPDIAMGVDVGGAGDQGIMFGGAVKETEELMPLALVLSREILVRLTKMMKAGEIAWARPDQKSQVTLAYDENGNIDHVDSIVVSVQHDEEVSHAEIEKTIIEKVVNPVLEKYKLNTDNIKYYINPTGRFVIGGPHGDTGLTGRKIIVDTYGGYFRHGGGAFSGKDPSKVDRSAAYAARWVAKNVVAAGFADKCEIQLSYAIGVDKPVSIKVDTFGTAKVDEDKISEAISKVFDLSPRGIEKALELREGKFKYQDLAAFGHIGRTDIDTPWERLNKIEELKKAINL from the coding sequence ATGAAAAAATTTACATATTTTACATCTGAATTTGTATCACCTGGACACCCAGACAAAGTTTCAGATCAAATATCAGACGCTATTTTAGATGCTTGTTTAGCAGATGACCCTAACTCAAGAGTTGCCTGTGAAGTATTTTGTACTACAGGTTTAGTTGTAGTTGGAGGAGAAATTACTACTACAACATATATCGATGTTCAAGAAATTGTTAGAAAGAAAATTGATGAAATAGGTTACAAACCAGGTATGGGATTTGACTCTAACTGTGGAACTTTAAGCTGTATTCACTCTCAATCACCTGACATCGCTATGGGAGTTGATGTTGGTGGAGCTGGAGACCAAGGAATAATGTTTGGTGGAGCTGTTAAAGAAACTGAAGAACTTATGCCTTTAGCACTTGTTCTATCAAGAGAAATCTTAGTAAGACTTACTAAAATGATGAAAGCTGGAGAAATTGCATGGGCAAGACCTGACCAAAAATCACAAGTTACTTTAGCTTATGATGAAAATGGAAACATTGACCACGTTGATTCTATTGTTGTTTCAGTTCAACATGATGAAGAAGTTTCACATGCTGAAATAGAAAAAACTATTATAGAAAAAGTGGTAAACCCTGTTTTAGAAAAATATAAATTAAATACTGATAATATCAAATACTATATCAATCCAACAGGAAGATTTGTTATTGGAGGACCTCATGGAGACACAGGTCTTACTGGAAGAAAAATTATAGTTGATACTTATGGTGGATACTTTAGACATGGTGGAGGTGCTTTCTCTGGTAAAGACCCTTCAAAAGTTGACAGATCAGCTGCTTATGCTGCTAGATGGGTTGCTAAAAACGTTGTTGCAGCAGGCTTTGCTGATAAATGTGAAATTCAATTATCTTATGCAATAGGAGTTGATAAACCTGTTTCTATAAAAGTTGATACTTTTGGAACTGCAAAAGTTGATGAAGATAAAATTTCTGAAGCAATATCAAAAGTATTTGACTTATCTCCAAGAGGAATAGAAAAAGCTCTTGAATTAAGAGAAGGTAAATTCAAATATCAAGATTTAGCTGCTTTTGGACATATAGGAAGAACTGATATAGATACTCCTTGGGAAAGACTAAATAAGATTGAAGAATTGAAAAAAGCTATTAACTTATAG
- a CDS encoding branched-chain amino acid transaminase — translation MINTEKIWMNGKLVGHDDANIHILSHVVHYGSSVFEGIRIYKTENGPAIFRLREHVKRLFDSAKIYRMEIPYTVEEIEQAIIETVKANKLEQGYIRPIAYRGYFELGVTPSRCPVDVAIAAWAWGAYLGEEALNKGIRVQVSSWRRPALNTLPSLAKAGGNYLSSQLIRLEALNNGYEEGIALDYLGNVSEGSGENLFVVLNGKIITPTLASSALGGITKDTVIQLAKKLGYEVVEQAIPRELLYICDELFLTGTAAEVTPVYSVDNIVVGNGDKTITKALQKEFFDLAHGRHELSEKFLAYVK, via the coding sequence ATGATAAACACAGAAAAAATTTGGATGAATGGAAAATTAGTAGGACATGATGATGCTAACATACATATTTTATCTCATGTAGTTCACTATGGAAGCTCAGTATTTGAAGGAATAAGAATCTATAAGACAGAAAATGGACCAGCAATTTTTAGATTAAGAGAACATGTTAAAAGACTTTTTGACTCTGCAAAAATATATAGAATGGAAATTCCTTATACAGTAGAAGAAATAGAACAAGCTATAATTGAAACTGTAAAAGCTAATAAATTAGAACAAGGATATATCCGTCCAATAGCTTATCGTGGTTATTTTGAATTAGGTGTTACTCCATCAAGATGTCCAGTAGATGTTGCAATAGCTGCTTGGGCTTGGGGAGCATATCTAGGAGAAGAAGCACTTAACAAAGGAATAAGAGTACAAGTTTCTAGCTGGAGAAGACCTGCTCTTAATACTTTACCTTCTCTTGCAAAAGCTGGAGGAAATTATTTAAGTTCTCAACTTATTAGATTAGAAGCACTTAATAATGGATATGAAGAAGGTATTGCTCTTGACTATTTAGGAAATGTCAGTGAAGGAAGTGGAGAAAATCTATTTGTTGTTTTAAATGGTAAAATAATAACTCCAACTTTAGCTTCTTCTGCACTTGGAGGAATAACAAAAGATACAGTTATTCAATTAGCAAAAAAATTAGGTTATGAAGTTGTAGAACAAGCTATACCAAGAGAACTTTTATATATCTGTGACGAATTATTCTTAACAGGTACTGCAGCTGAAGTTACTCCTGTTTACTCTGTTGATAATATAGTAGTTGGAAATGGAGATAAAACTATAACTAAAGCATTACAAAAAGAATTCTTCGACCTTGCTCATGGAAGACATGAACTATCTGAAAAATTCTTAGCATATGTAAAATAA
- a CDS encoding heavy metal translocating P-type ATPase codes for MKKKKEIIIAISAILFTLTLFIRMPQALQLVLILVAYVLVGKDTVLLAVKNIERGDFLDENFLMTVATLGAILIGEYPEAVAVMLLYEIGELFQGYAINKSRKSIAAMMDIKPEYANVIRDNKTQRVDPDEVELGEIIEIRPGERVPLDATIIKGETSLDTSALTGESVPVEVREGANILSGCININGLITAKVTKEYFDSTVNKVLDLVENAAAKKSKSERLITRFAKIYTPIVIGLAILLALLPPIISGEYNFRLWVFRALSFLVVSCPCAFVISVPLSFFSGIGAASKAGVLIKGGNYLEALAKVDTVVFDKTGTLTKGVFNVQKVVVYDKNIDENEFMFYVASAESGSNHPISKSIQKYYNKEIDNSSINSIKEISGKGIEAIINNKKVLVGNEKLVNLPKDISVTDVGTILYVEIDNVFSGYIVISDEIKEDAKKAIKELKNIGIKKNIMLTGDLEKVAKKVGEDLELDETYSNLLPQDKVSKFEEIIKNKTSKGSVIFVGDGINDAPVLARADVGIAMGAMGSDAAIEAADVVIMTDEPSKIVTAIKSSKKTMKIAMQNMALAFGIKVIALILSALGIADMWMAVFADTGVTILAVLNSFRALKIEK; via the coding sequence ATGAAAAAAAAGAAGGAAATAATTATTGCTATTTCTGCTATACTGTTTACTTTAACTCTATTTATAAGAATGCCTCAAGCACTACAACTTGTATTAATACTTGTAGCCTATGTTTTAGTGGGGAAAGATACAGTCTTACTTGCTGTTAAAAACATAGAAAGAGGAGATTTTTTAGATGAAAATTTTTTAATGACAGTGGCAACTTTAGGAGCTATTTTAATAGGAGAATATCCAGAAGCAGTTGCAGTTATGCTTTTGTATGAAATAGGGGAGTTGTTTCAAGGTTATGCAATTAATAAATCAAGAAAGTCTATTGCTGCTATGATGGATATAAAGCCTGAATATGCAAATGTTATTAGAGATAACAAGACTCAAAGAGTTGATCCTGATGAAGTAGAGCTTGGAGAAATTATTGAAATAAGACCTGGTGAAAGAGTTCCACTAGATGCAACAATTATAAAAGGAGAAACAAGCCTTGATACTTCAGCATTAACAGGAGAATCAGTTCCTGTTGAAGTAAGAGAAGGAGCAAATATTTTAAGTGGTTGTATCAATATAAATGGTTTAATCACAGCAAAAGTAACAAAAGAATACTTTGATTCCACAGTTAACAAAGTTTTGGATTTAGTTGAAAATGCAGCAGCTAAAAAATCTAAATCAGAAAGATTAATAACAAGATTTGCAAAAATATATACACCAATCGTTATAGGACTAGCTATATTATTAGCTTTACTTCCACCTATTATAAGTGGAGAATATAATTTTAGATTGTGGGTATTTAGAGCCCTATCATTTTTAGTTGTTTCTTGTCCTTGTGCCTTTGTAATTTCTGTACCACTTAGCTTTTTTAGTGGAATTGGTGCAGCTTCAAAAGCAGGAGTTTTAATAAAGGGAGGAAACTATTTAGAAGCATTAGCTAAAGTTGATACAGTTGTTTTTGATAAGACAGGAACTCTAACTAAGGGAGTTTTCAATGTTCAAAAAGTTGTAGTCTATGATAAAAATATAGATGAAAATGAATTTATGTTTTATGTTGCTAGTGCTGAATCAGGCTCAAACCACCCTATATCAAAATCTATACAAAAATACTATAACAAAGAGATTGATAACTCATCTATAAATAGTATTAAAGAAATTTCTGGTAAGGGTATAGAAGCTATTATAAATAATAAAAAAGTTCTTGTTGGAAATGAAAAATTAGTAAATCTTCCAAAGGATATTTCTGTAACTGATGTAGGAACTATACTTTATGTTGAGATTGATAATGTATTTTCAGGTTACATAGTAATTTCTGATGAAATAAAAGAAGATGCTAAAAAAGCAATAAAAGAATTGAAAAATATAGGAATTAAAAAGAATATAATGCTAACAGGTGACTTGGAAAAGGTAGCTAAAAAAGTTGGAGAAGACTTAGAATTAGATGAAACTTATTCTAATCTTTTACCTCAAGATAAAGTAAGCAAATTTGAAGAAATAATAAAAAATAAAACATCAAAAGGCTCTGTAATATTTGTTGGAGACGGTATAAATGATGCACCTGTTCTTGCTAGAGCAGATGTGGGAATTGCTATGGGTGCTATGGGCTCTGATGCTGCGATAGAGGCTGCTGATGTAGTTATTATGACAGATGAACCTAGTAAGATAGTAACAGCTATTAAAAGCTCTAAAAAGACTATGAAGATAGCAATGCAAAATATGGCTCTTGCCTTTGGAATAAAAGTTATTGCTCTTATTTTAAGTGCCTTAGGAATAGCTGATATGTGGATGGCAGTTTTTGCTGACACAGGAGTTACTATACTTGCTGTTTTAAATTCATTTAGAGCCTTAAAAATTGAAAAATAA
- a CDS encoding cation transporter: protein MKKVFKLEGLNCAHCAAKIEEKVGKLEGVKSVMINFMTTKMTLESENMEEIVEKVKKLVNEVEPDVNMIKA, encoded by the coding sequence ATGAAAAAAGTTTTTAAATTAGAAGGATTGAATTGTGCTCATTGTGCAGCTAAGATTGAAGAAAAAGTTGGAAAATTAGAAGGAGTTAAATCTGTTATGATAAACTTCATGACAACTAAAATGACTCTTGAAAGTGAAAATATGGAAGAAATTGTTGAAAAAGTAAAGAAATTAGTGAATGAAGTTGAACCTGATGTAAATATGATAAAAGCATAG
- a CDS encoding ArsR/SmtB family transcription factor, with translation MKSVKPVNSCDCDSVNKEIVEKVKKEFPNDEILGDLSDFFKVIGDGTRIRILWALDVSEMCVCDIANVLNMTKSAVSHQLRALREADLVKFRKSGKEVLYSLSDNHVKEIFEQGLVHIQEEKGED, from the coding sequence ATAAAATCAGTAAAACCTGTAAATTCTTGCGATTGTGATAGTGTAAATAAAGAAATTGTTGAAAAAGTAAAAAAAGAATTTCCTAATGATGAAATTCTTGGAGATTTATCAGACTTCTTTAAAGTTATAGGAGATGGTACAAGAATAAGAATTTTATGGGCATTAGATGTGAGTGAGATGTGTGTTTGTGATATAGCAAATGTTTTAAATATGACAAAATCTGCTGTATCTCATCAATTAAGAGCTTTGAGAGAAGCAGACTTAGTAAAGTTTAGAAAATCTGGAAAAGAAGTTCTTTATTCTTTATCAGATAATCACGTAAAAGAAATTTTTGAACAAGGTTTAGTACATATACAAGAAGAAAAAGGAGAGGATTAA